A stretch of the Pedobacter sp. MC2016-14 genome encodes the following:
- a CDS encoding GH92 family glycosyl hydrolase — protein MIKEKVLIMLVIFFPVYGKLCAQLTHQNKKAMLKDGLTQYVNPYIGTGFHGHVFLGANVPFGAVQLGPVNLSTGWDWCSGYHYSDSTITGFSHTHLSGTGIGDLGDISVMPVLGDVQLRKGNLSNEKSGYYSLFTHQDEVTKPGYYSVKLKRYGIKAELTASKRVGFHQYTFPAGKSSKIIIDLQPGIGWDQATETCLYQENENTVSGYRYSMGWAKDQRIYFTAVFSKPIRDFSLYDSISVKEGKQLKGLFVKGVATFDTRAGEKISLKVAISPVSVENAKLNMKAEMPGWDFSKQVERANEAWNNELGRIAIKTIDAQRKRVFYTALYHTMIAPSVFNDVNGDYLGTDKKVYKNAAFTNYTTFSLWDTYRAAHPLMTLINPEKTSDLINTMLAIYQQQGKLPVWHLMANETDCMVGNPALPVIADAYLKGIKGFDKDLAYQAMKITGMRDERGLYYIKKYGYLPADSLVENVAIGLEFAIADWSVAQVAKKRGANADYIYWSNRGQNYRNYFDKNTRFMRGRVADKSWRTPFNPISAIHQKDDFTEGNAWQYTWLVPHDVEGLIGLMGGEQQFETKLDSLFTVKDELGVIKSNDISGLIGQYAHGNEPSHHIAYLYGYLGKPAKAADKVRFIMDNLYTDKADGLSGNEDVGQMSAWYIFSALGFYPVNPANGLYVFGSPVVDDAILDVGAGKTFHISVKNNTKTNKYIQSIQLNGKPYTKAYIQHSDFVKGGEMIILMGSKPAATWGTLQKDRAYSVAN, from the coding sequence ATGATCAAAGAAAAAGTACTTATAATGCTGGTGATATTCTTTCCTGTGTATGGAAAGCTATGCGCCCAGCTTACACACCAAAATAAAAAAGCCATGTTAAAAGATGGCTTAACCCAATATGTAAATCCCTATATAGGAACAGGTTTTCATGGGCATGTTTTTTTAGGTGCAAATGTCCCATTCGGTGCGGTACAGCTTGGTCCTGTAAATCTATCAACAGGATGGGACTGGTGTTCGGGATACCACTACAGCGATTCTACCATCACCGGTTTTTCTCATACGCATTTAAGCGGTACCGGAATTGGTGATCTCGGTGATATTTCCGTGATGCCGGTGCTTGGTGACGTGCAACTGCGTAAAGGAAACCTTAGTAATGAAAAAAGCGGTTATTATTCATTATTTACACATCAGGACGAAGTTACCAAACCTGGATATTATAGCGTAAAACTAAAACGTTATGGAATTAAAGCAGAACTTACCGCAAGTAAAAGGGTTGGTTTCCATCAATATACATTCCCTGCTGGTAAAAGTTCTAAAATCATTATTGACCTTCAACCCGGAATAGGCTGGGACCAGGCAACAGAAACCTGCCTATACCAGGAAAACGAAAATACAGTCTCTGGTTATCGCTATTCAATGGGTTGGGCCAAAGACCAGCGAATCTATTTCACAGCCGTATTCTCCAAACCCATCAGGGATTTTTCACTTTACGATAGTATATCCGTTAAGGAAGGTAAACAGTTGAAGGGCTTATTTGTAAAAGGAGTGGCAACCTTTGATACCCGGGCAGGTGAAAAAATTAGTTTAAAAGTTGCCATTTCTCCGGTAAGCGTAGAAAATGCAAAGTTGAACATGAAAGCAGAAATGCCTGGCTGGGATTTTTCAAAACAGGTAGAGCGGGCAAACGAAGCCTGGAACAACGAACTTGGCAGAATTGCAATAAAGACAATTGATGCGCAAAGAAAGCGTGTTTTTTATACTGCATTGTATCATACCATGATTGCGCCCTCCGTATTTAACGACGTAAATGGTGATTATTTAGGGACAGATAAAAAGGTATATAAAAATGCTGCTTTTACAAATTACACTACTTTTTCGTTGTGGGATACCTACAGGGCCGCACATCCATTGATGACCTTGATCAACCCCGAAAAAACAAGTGATCTTATAAATACGATGCTGGCCATCTATCAGCAGCAAGGTAAGCTCCCGGTATGGCATTTAATGGCCAATGAAACAGATTGCATGGTAGGTAATCCTGCTTTGCCAGTCATTGCCGACGCCTATTTAAAAGGAATTAAAGGATTTGATAAAGATTTGGCCTATCAGGCTATGAAAATAACAGGGATGCGTGATGAACGGGGGCTGTACTATATTAAAAAGTATGGCTATCTGCCGGCAGACAGCCTGGTAGAAAATGTAGCCATAGGACTTGAATTTGCTATTGCAGACTGGTCGGTTGCCCAGGTTGCTAAAAAACGTGGGGCAAACGCCGATTATATATACTGGAGTAATCGCGGACAAAATTACCGGAATTACTTTGATAAAAACACCAGGTTTATGAGGGGAAGGGTGGCCGATAAGAGTTGGAGAACTCCATTTAATCCCATTTCTGCTATTCACCAAAAGGATGATTTTACAGAAGGCAATGCATGGCAGTATACCTGGCTCGTACCTCATGATGTAGAAGGTTTGATCGGTTTAATGGGGGGAGAACAGCAGTTTGAAACCAAATTAGATTCTTTATTTACGGTTAAAGATGAACTGGGAGTCATAAAATCTAATGATATATCTGGATTAATAGGTCAGTATGCTCATGGAAACGAGCCTAGTCACCATATTGCTTACCTCTACGGTTATTTAGGAAAGCCGGCAAAAGCTGCTGATAAAGTGAGGTTTATCATGGATAACCTATACACAGATAAAGCTGATGGTTTAAGTGGTAACGAGGATGTGGGCCAGATGTCTGCCTGGTATATCTTTTCGGCGCTGGGTTTTTATCCTGTTAACCCGGCCAATGGACTTTACGTATTTGGAAGCCCTGTTGTAGATGATGCGATTTTAGATGTTGGAGCAGGTAAAACTTTCCATATTTCAGTAAAAAACAATACCAAAACCAACAAGTACATCCAATCTATCCAGCTTAATGGTAAGCCGTATACAAAGGCCTATATTCAACATAGCGACTTTGTAAAGGGTGGAGAAATGATCATCCTGATGGGTTCAAAACCGGCTGCCACCTGGGGTACCCTGCAAAAAGACCGGGCGTATTCTGTTGCAAACTAA